The following proteins are encoded in a genomic region of Thermoflexus hugenholtzii JAD2:
- a CDS encoding HD domain-containing protein — protein MSKVRMPRRRISYRDHGVVIEIAPDYQQLAEQADATIRRILADYPRAAHLYERIVRDPRASACWDLSNYMAVYKLNYNDHGPVHARVATAAAMQMMQLLVRHQVPMDVVTSGAGELDDAFLVVMAAEMLHDIGNMVHRAGHIEYGVFLAAQLLPRWLPEIYPDPEQEQLITGFILSCIASHDGSPPPLTVEAAVVAIADGTDMTKGRGRAAFDLGKVDIHSVSALAVDAVEIRDGGDLPIEIAVYLSNSAGIFQVQEILARKVVVTPLKDRVRIVVCARPETPLVDQRIIQKVVFENGRFQVAQD, from the coding sequence ATGAGCAAGGTACGGATGCCGCGGCGTCGCATCTCCTATCGGGATCACGGGGTGGTCATCGAGATCGCCCCGGATTATCAGCAGCTGGCGGAGCAGGCCGACGCCACCATCCGCCGGATCCTGGCGGATTATCCGCGGGCCGCTCACCTCTATGAGCGCATCGTCCGGGATCCGCGGGCCTCGGCGTGCTGGGATCTTTCGAACTACATGGCCGTTTACAAGCTCAACTACAACGACCACGGGCCGGTCCACGCGCGGGTGGCTACTGCTGCGGCGATGCAGATGATGCAGCTGCTGGTGCGTCACCAAGTTCCCATGGACGTGGTGACGTCAGGGGCGGGGGAGCTGGACGACGCCTTCCTGGTGGTGATGGCGGCGGAGATGCTACATGACATCGGGAACATGGTGCATCGGGCAGGACACATCGAATATGGAGTGTTCCTGGCCGCTCAGTTGCTCCCTCGCTGGCTGCCGGAGATCTACCCGGATCCCGAGCAGGAGCAGCTGATCACCGGATTCATCCTCTCGTGTATCGCCAGCCACGATGGATCGCCCCCACCGCTGACGGTGGAGGCCGCGGTAGTGGCCATCGCCGACGGCACAGACATGACCAAGGGGCGGGGGCGGGCAGCCTTTGATCTGGGGAAAGTGGACATCCACTCGGTGTCCGCATTGGCTGTGGATGCGGTGGAGATCCGGGACGGAGGGGATCTGCCCATCGAGATCGCGGTCTACCTGAGCAACTCGGCGGGGATCTTCCAGGTTCAGGAGATCCTGGCCCGCAAGGTGGTGGTGACGCCGTTGAAGGATCGAGTGCGGATCGTGGTGTGCGCCCGCCCCGAGACGCCGCTGGTCGACCAGCGGATCATCCAGAAGGTGGTCTTTGAGAACGGCCGCTTTCAGGTGGCCCAGGACTGA
- a CDS encoding YbgA family protein: MGFPRPRVVVSACLGFAACRYDGSLIPHRVVEAMGRYVEFIPVCPEVEIGLGTPRPPVRLVQEKGTVRLMQPDTGKDLTEAMQRFARAFLDRLPPVDGFLLKNRSPSCAVKDAMVYTADGMRGPGLRAGLFAEAVLERFGDLPVEDEGRLTNRSIREHFFTAIFALAALRETLEEGRMKDLVAFHTRYKLLLMAYSPRRLGELGRIVANPERAPLETVRARYAAAFRAALRHPPHRPVVVNALLHAFGYFSDRLSRAEKAHFLETVAAYRARRLPLSTPLALLRSWTARFDEPYLRQQAFLLPFPEELISLEDSGRGEGWV, translated from the coding sequence ATGGGCTTCCCTCGCCCGCGCGTGGTCGTCAGCGCCTGCCTGGGATTCGCCGCCTGTCGGTATGATGGGAGCCTCATCCCCCACCGCGTGGTGGAGGCCATGGGGCGTTATGTGGAGTTCATCCCGGTCTGTCCGGAGGTGGAGATCGGCCTGGGGACGCCCCGGCCGCCGGTGCGGCTGGTGCAGGAAAAGGGGACCGTGCGCCTGATGCAGCCGGACACCGGAAAGGATCTCACCGAGGCCATGCAACGCTTTGCCCGGGCCTTCCTGGACCGCCTGCCTCCGGTGGACGGCTTCCTCCTCAAGAACCGCTCCCCCTCATGCGCCGTCAAGGACGCCATGGTCTACACGGCGGATGGAATGCGGGGACCCGGCCTGCGGGCCGGGCTGTTCGCCGAGGCGGTGCTGGAGCGGTTCGGAGATCTGCCGGTGGAGGACGAAGGGCGTCTCACCAACCGCAGCATCCGGGAGCACTTCTTCACGGCCATCTTCGCCCTCGCGGCGCTGCGAGAGACCCTGGAAGAGGGCAGGATGAAAGACCTCGTGGCCTTTCACACCCGCTACAAGCTGCTGCTGATGGCTTACAGCCCCCGGCGGCTTGGGGAGCTGGGGCGGATCGTCGCGAACCCGGAGCGGGCGCCCCTGGAGACCGTGCGCGCCCGCTACGCGGCCGCCTTCCGCGCCGCCCTGCGCCACCCGCCCCACCGGCCCGTGGTGGTCAATGCCCTCCTGCACGCCTTCGGGTATTTCTCCGATCGCCTGAGCCGGGCGGAGAAGGCCCACTTCCTGGAGACCGTGGCCGCCTACCGGGCGCGGCGGCTGCCTCTGAGCACGCCCCTGGCCTTGCTGCGCTCATGGACCGCCCGCTTCGATGAGCCGTATCTTCGCCAGCAGGCTTTCCTCCTCCCCTTCCCCGAGGAGCTGATCTCCCTGGAGGATTCGGGGCGCGGCGAGGGCTGGGTGTGA
- a CDS encoding SDR family NAD(P)-dependent oxidoreductase: MEIVIFGATGGIGRALAQALQGRGRLWLTGRNEAALFELAETLGAEAEAMDLSDETAVQAFLAEIGPVDRLFYAAGAVFPAPLARTDREAWERTFTANLWGAFLAMKHARWGAGARGVFLGAYPQRIALPGLGAYAASKWALEGLLTVARRELRGVRLMLVRLPAVATGIWAPFGGPPKGAMDPEEAARRILEAVEAEAPPDILEL; encoded by the coding sequence ATGGAGATCGTGATCTTCGGAGCCACAGGCGGCATCGGGCGCGCGCTGGCGCAGGCCCTGCAGGGTCGGGGCCGGCTCTGGCTCACCGGGCGCAACGAGGCCGCTCTCTTCGAGCTGGCCGAGACCCTGGGGGCCGAGGCGGAGGCGATGGATCTCTCCGACGAGACCGCCGTTCAGGCTTTCCTGGCGGAGATCGGCCCGGTGGATCGGCTGTTTTACGCCGCCGGGGCCGTCTTCCCCGCCCCCCTCGCGCGGACCGATCGCGAGGCGTGGGAGCGGACGTTCACGGCCAACCTGTGGGGCGCCTTCCTCGCCATGAAACACGCCCGATGGGGAGCGGGCGCGCGGGGAGTGTTCCTCGGCGCTTACCCCCAGCGGATCGCCCTTCCGGGCCTGGGGGCCTATGCGGCCTCGAAGTGGGCCCTGGAGGGCTTGCTCACGGTCGCGCGTCGGGAGCTGCGTGGGGTGCGTCTGATGCTGGTCCGCCTGCCAGCGGTGGCCACCGGCATCTGGGCGCCTTTCGGCGGTCCCCCGAAGGGCGCCATGGACCCTGAGGAGGCCGCCCGGCGCATTCTGGAGGCCGTGGAGGCGGAGGCGCCTCCAGATATCCTGGAGCTTTGA
- a CDS encoding glycerol-3-phosphate acyltransferase translates to MELGLRIGLWTLIAGGMGALPLAWAIGRWGMGVEIRSFGDGNPGAMNVLRAGGWRWFLPALLLEFLKGAAPIALARWIGGLSGWALVPPALAAPLGHAFTPWLRFRGGKALAVTFGVWCGLTEWRVPMLLGGLFAVTLRLFRAEGQAVRAGMLALNLLLGGAALAGFADISLWAVALGHTLLLFWTHRRSS, encoded by the coding sequence ATGGAGCTCGGGCTTCGGATCGGACTGTGGACCCTGATCGCCGGGGGGATGGGCGCCCTTCCCCTGGCGTGGGCCATCGGACGGTGGGGGATGGGCGTGGAGATCCGATCCTTCGGCGACGGGAACCCAGGGGCGATGAACGTGCTGCGGGCCGGAGGATGGAGGTGGTTTCTGCCCGCGCTGCTGCTGGAGTTCCTCAAAGGCGCGGCGCCCATCGCGCTGGCCCGGTGGATCGGGGGCCTCTCCGGATGGGCCCTGGTCCCCCCTGCCCTGGCCGCGCCCCTGGGCCACGCCTTCACCCCCTGGTTGCGGTTCCGGGGCGGAAAGGCGCTGGCCGTCACCTTCGGCGTCTGGTGCGGCCTCACCGAATGGCGGGTCCCTATGCTGTTGGGAGGCCTGTTCGCTGTGACACTGCGGCTCTTCCGCGCAGAAGGGCAAGCGGTGCGCGCAGGGATGCTCGCCCTGAACCTCCTGCTCGGAGGCGCTGCCCTTGCCGGATTCGCTGACATCAGCCTCTGGGCGGTCGCTCTCGGCCACACGCTGCTCCTGTTCTGGACCCATCGGAGGTCATCATGA